One window of the Chitinophaga niabensis genome contains the following:
- a CDS encoding DinB family protein encodes MSIISSFLKEMEKESITTRKMLSIVPEDKFDWQPHPKSMTVRQLTTHIAEMPTFATLAVTTDELDFNTQPYQPVQINNKEELLQYFETTLADSKAHLAAANENILPETWTMRAGDAIYAQLSKEEAVRMSFSQIVHHRAQLGVFLRLLDVPIPGSYGPSADGM; translated from the coding sequence ATGTCAATCATTTCAAGCTTCCTCAAAGAAATGGAGAAGGAATCCATTACTACCCGTAAAATGCTGTCTATAGTACCGGAAGATAAATTCGACTGGCAGCCACATCCCAAAAGCATGACCGTTCGCCAGCTCACAACGCATATTGCAGAAATGCCCACCTTTGCCACACTGGCGGTAACCACGGATGAGCTGGATTTTAACACGCAGCCCTACCAACCGGTACAGATCAATAACAAAGAGGAACTGTTGCAGTACTTTGAAACAACCCTGGCAGACAGTAAAGCACACTTGGCCGCCGCGAATGAGAACATTTTACCTGAAACATGGACCATGCGTGCAGGAGATGCTATTTATGCACAACTCAGCAAAGAAGAAGCTGTACGTATGAGCTTCAGCCAGATTGTACATCACCGTGCACAGCTGGGGGTATTCCTGCGTTTGCTGGATGTGCCTATTCCGGGCAGTTACGGACCGAGTGCGGATGGGATGTAG
- a CDS encoding phytanoyl-CoA dioxygenase family protein: MNTTTHSLPGLNDVREISPAQAEAFRKNGHILISNVLNTDEAAAYREVIVDAANKYNTEKRKMEERDTYGKAFLQIMNLWRVDERVKKFVLAKRFAKMAADLMGVANVRIYHDQALFKEPGGGPTPWHQDQYYWPIDTPNTITMWMPLVDIDVEMGMLTFASGSHKNGVVFDYEISDESEDAFNQYVDEHQFPVTRASTMNAGDATWHYGYTIHSAPGNNSPNMREVMTIIYIADDAKITAPKHKFQENDHATWLLGLPIGGPAASELNPLVL, encoded by the coding sequence ATGAATACCACCACACACTCCCTGCCCGGATTAAACGATGTGCGGGAAATTTCCCCTGCTCAGGCGGAAGCCTTCCGTAAAAACGGGCATATACTCATCAGCAATGTGCTTAATACCGATGAAGCAGCTGCTTACCGCGAAGTAATTGTAGATGCTGCTAATAAGTATAATACGGAGAAGCGGAAGATGGAAGAAAGGGATACTTATGGAAAAGCATTTTTACAGATCATGAATTTATGGCGTGTGGATGAGCGGGTGAAAAAATTTGTACTGGCCAAACGATTCGCTAAAATGGCCGCGGACCTGATGGGCGTAGCGAATGTACGGATCTATCACGACCAGGCGCTGTTCAAGGAACCCGGCGGCGGCCCCACACCCTGGCATCAGGACCAGTATTACTGGCCCATTGATACACCCAATACCATTACAATGTGGATGCCGCTGGTAGATATTGATGTGGAGATGGGCATGCTCACCTTTGCTTCCGGCTCCCACAAAAACGGCGTTGTGTTCGATTATGAAATATCTGATGAATCCGAAGATGCATTTAATCAGTATGTGGATGAGCATCAATTTCCCGTTACCCGCGCATCCACTATGAATGCCGGTGATGCTACCTGGCATTATGGCTATACCATTCACAGTGCACCTGGTAATAACTCGCCCAATATGCGGGAAGTAATGACGATTATCTACATCGCTGATGATGCAAAGATCACAGCGCCGAAGCACAAGTTTCAGGAGAACGATCATGCCACCTGGCTGTTAGGTTTACCCATCGGCGGGCCGGCTGCTTCGGAACTGAACCCACTGGTTCTATAA
- a CDS encoding KilA-N domain-containing protein, translating into MAKKREINVQNIPIAVVDHNNSDYISITDMLKAKEGDYFVEHWLRNRNTVEFLGIWESINNAGFNYVEFDVIKSHTGLNSFKISVKEWAARTNAIGLIAKAGRYGGTYAHKDIAFEFGSWISPAFKLYLIKEFQRLKEIESNTHHLEWNFRRSLAATNYRIQTDAIKEKLIPWSDTLQKSDVYIYAEEADLVNLALFGLTAKQWKEQYPEAATGTIRDCADTHSLIVLSNLENLNAVWIRQGIGKKERYEMMREAAINQLTSLQKYLADPSTIESPNKTKILPDNKTLTLRPPY; encoded by the coding sequence ATGGCTAAAAAAAGAGAAATTAACGTACAAAACATTCCTATTGCTGTTGTTGACCATAATAATAGCGATTACATATCTATTACAGATATGCTCAAAGCTAAGGAGGGAGATTATTTTGTAGAACACTGGTTAAGAAACAGGAATACGGTAGAATTCCTTGGAATATGGGAAAGTATTAACAATGCAGGATTTAATTACGTCGAATTCGACGTAATTAAATCCCATACCGGCCTTAACTCATTTAAAATCAGCGTGAAAGAATGGGCAGCGAGAACCAATGCAATTGGATTAATAGCAAAAGCAGGCAGGTATGGCGGTACGTATGCTCATAAAGATATCGCTTTTGAATTTGGCTCATGGATAAGCCCGGCATTCAAGTTATACCTGATTAAAGAGTTCCAGAGACTGAAGGAAATTGAGAGTAATACACATCACCTTGAATGGAACTTCAGAAGGAGTCTGGCGGCTACTAACTACAGAATTCAAACGGATGCAATTAAGGAAAAACTGATCCCCTGGAGCGACACACTGCAAAAAAGTGATGTATATATTTACGCGGAAGAAGCTGACCTGGTAAATCTGGCTTTATTCGGCCTTACTGCGAAACAATGGAAAGAGCAATATCCGGAAGCTGCAACCGGAACAATAAGAGATTGCGCAGATACCCATAGTCTCATTGTTCTTTCAAATCTTGAAAATCTCAATGCCGTTTGGATCAGACAGGGGATCGGTAAGAAAGAACGGTATGAGATGATGAGAGAAGCTGCTATTAACCAGTTGACCTCTCTTCAAAAATATTTAGCCGACCCTTCAACTATTGAAAGTCCCAATAAGACGAAAATATTACCAGATAATAAAACACTAACATTAAGGCCGCCTTACTGA
- a CDS encoding helix-turn-helix domain-containing protein, with protein MAKVLCKELMENDPRQPPEYSYFCPMEAVKLPKQILARQHEIVAEFIREVNKHVEDIAAGRATEMIEIRDFAQLMHIHPTHLSNTIKLTTGQAPCFFFEEKIMEVSRRLLSETNDPIANIAMQLTYDPSNFTKFFKRFQGLTPKQYREQVYREKMEAIAV; from the coding sequence GTGGCAAAAGTACTATGTAAAGAGCTGATGGAAAATGATCCTCGTCAGCCTCCTGAATATTCGTATTTTTGCCCCATGGAAGCGGTTAAATTACCTAAGCAGATATTGGCCCGCCAGCACGAGATAGTGGCTGAATTTATCCGGGAAGTGAATAAACATGTAGAGGATATTGCAGCCGGGCGCGCAACAGAAATGATTGAGATCAGGGATTTTGCGCAACTGATGCACATCCACCCTACCCATTTAAGCAACACCATCAAATTAACCACCGGGCAGGCCCCTTGTTTCTTTTTTGAGGAAAAGATCATGGAAGTGTCCCGCCGCCTGCTGAGTGAAACAAATGACCCCATTGCAAACATCGCTATGCAACTCACCTACGACCCTTCTAATTTCACTAAATTCTTCAAACGCTTCCAGGGGCTTACACCCAAACAATACCGGGAACAGGTTTACCGGGAGAAAATGGAAGCCATAGCCGTGTAA
- a CDS encoding DUF3817 domain-containing protein, whose translation MENKPLKSVKRLRVIGLLEGISFLVLLFIAMPLKYFADEPWLTRQVGMAHGVLFVLYVILVIEVKLAMDWSIKKMLIALGASVIPFGTFYINDKFIARK comes from the coding sequence ATGGAAAATAAGCCGCTGAAATCGGTAAAAAGGCTCCGGGTAATAGGCCTGCTGGAAGGTATTTCCTTCCTGGTATTGCTTTTCATAGCTATGCCCCTGAAATACTTTGCAGACGAACCCTGGTTAACCAGGCAGGTGGGGATGGCGCATGGGGTGTTATTTGTGCTTTATGTGATCCTCGTCATAGAAGTAAAACTGGCCATGGACTGGTCCATCAAAAAGATGCTGATAGCATTGGGTGCTTCCGTGATCCCCTTCGGCACTTTTTATATCAATGATAAATTTATAGCCCGGAAGTAA
- a CDS encoding AraC family transcriptional regulator has product MLKASYEVLQPPGNHSFLVRTFGKTGFAAPYHFHPEYELTWIVKGSGKRYAGSNMADFSDGDLVLLGPHVPHCWKLQADEKKSVARSVVIQFTPDFLGNDFFSKAELANIHQLFRRSSSGIQFIKRTPALVQAQIKELTEEKNNFKQLIKLLEILQQLAVSKEYVLLDQHPLIAELSPANQARIHPIFAYLVENFRREVSLNKAAAIANMTPNAFCKYFKRITRKTFMETVIEYRINYATQQLIQSDKTISDICFDSGFGDISHFYKMFKAKMQVSPLHYRQQFGAF; this is encoded by the coding sequence ATGTTAAAAGCCTCCTACGAAGTACTGCAGCCGCCGGGTAATCATTCTTTCCTGGTAAGAACATTCGGGAAAACAGGTTTCGCGGCTCCCTATCATTTTCACCCGGAATATGAACTGACGTGGATCGTTAAAGGCAGCGGCAAACGGTATGCAGGGAGCAATATGGCCGATTTTTCGGATGGGGACCTGGTGTTATTGGGCCCTCATGTACCACATTGCTGGAAACTACAGGCAGACGAAAAGAAATCCGTTGCACGTTCTGTGGTGATCCAGTTCACCCCTGATTTTCTCGGAAATGATTTCTTCTCCAAAGCTGAACTGGCCAATATTCATCAATTGTTCCGGAGAAGCAGCAGCGGCATACAGTTTATAAAAAGAACACCCGCACTGGTGCAGGCACAAATTAAAGAACTCACGGAAGAGAAGAATAATTTTAAACAACTGATAAAGTTACTGGAGATTTTACAGCAACTGGCTGTTTCCAAAGAGTATGTATTGCTTGATCAGCATCCGCTGATAGCAGAGCTTTCACCCGCTAACCAAGCCAGGATCCATCCCATCTTTGCTTACCTGGTGGAGAATTTCAGGCGGGAGGTTTCATTGAACAAAGCCGCAGCCATTGCCAATATGACGCCCAATGCATTCTGTAAATACTTCAAACGGATCACCCGCAAAACATTTATGGAAACGGTGATTGAATACCGGATCAATTACGCCACACAGCAACTCATTCAATCAGATAAAACCATTTCGGACATCTGTTTCGATAGCGGATTCGGGGATATATCCCATTTCTATAAAATGTTCAAAGCCAAAATGCAGGTAAGCCCCCTGCATTACCGGCAACAATTCGGGGCTTTCTGA
- a CDS encoding LVIVD repeat-containing protein — MKKYYYLLLVLLITISCTKDGAKTSSDYSSGGGKGGSLARFAIAGNYLYVVNHSNLQVYDITDADKPINKATKSLGWDIETIFAYDQKLFIGSSSAMFIFDITDPASPKQESRVQHFRSCDPVVTQGTIAFVTLRGGSTCGGAANALMVYDVKDTKNPVLKTQLPLTRPYGLGIQDSALYVCDAEKGLAVFNIKNPEQPKLLKYIEDGDTYYDVIPYHGVLIAYVKNGVRFFDINKPQEPVSLSALMN; from the coding sequence ATGAAAAAATATTACTACTTATTATTGGTGCTGCTGATCACCATCTCTTGTACGAAAGACGGCGCCAAAACTTCTTCTGACTATAGTTCCGGTGGCGGCAAAGGGGGCTCCCTTGCAAGATTTGCAATTGCAGGCAATTATCTTTATGTAGTGAATCATAGCAACCTGCAGGTGTATGATATAACGGATGCAGACAAGCCCATTAATAAAGCAACAAAATCTTTGGGCTGGGATATTGAAACCATCTTTGCCTACGATCAGAAACTGTTCATTGGCTCATCTTCTGCTATGTTTATTTTTGATATAACAGATCCCGCCAGCCCTAAACAGGAAAGTCGTGTACAACACTTTAGAAGTTGTGATCCCGTGGTTACACAGGGTACTATTGCTTTTGTAACATTGAGAGGAGGGAGCACCTGCGGAGGTGCTGCGAATGCATTAATGGTCTATGATGTAAAGGATACAAAAAATCCCGTACTTAAAACACAATTGCCGCTGACACGCCCTTATGGGCTGGGTATACAGGATAGTGCACTGTATGTTTGCGATGCTGAAAAAGGACTGGCTGTGTTCAATATTAAAAACCCGGAACAACCCAAATTACTGAAGTATATAGAGGACGGAGATACTTATTATGACGTGATCCCATACCATGGCGTACTGATCGCATATGTGAAGAATGGTGTGCGTTTCTTTGATATCAACAAACCACAGGAACCGGTTTCTTTGTCTGCGCTGATGAATTAA
- a CDS encoding SDR family oxidoreductase, producing the protein MKTQQNIALVTGGSRGLGRNMVLHLAQNGADVVLTYHSRKNEAAEVVAAVAQMGRKAIALQLDTGKTATFDAFTAILTAELKAVWNTTQVNFLINNAGIDAFSYFPDTTEEVFDNLFNVHFKGVYFLTQKMLPLLADNGRVVNLSTGLARFVTPGYAAYSSMKGAIENFTRYLAKELGGRGITANTVAPGPIETDFTKGAFDAHPGTREYLASQTALGRLGQPEDIGGIVAFLCSDAARWVTAQRIEASGGTFL; encoded by the coding sequence ATGAAAACACAACAAAACATTGCATTAGTAACAGGCGGTAGCCGGGGCCTTGGCAGAAATATGGTGCTTCACCTTGCCCAAAATGGCGCAGACGTTGTATTGACGTATCACTCCCGTAAAAATGAAGCGGCGGAAGTAGTAGCAGCCGTGGCGCAAATGGGACGTAAAGCAATAGCGCTTCAACTGGACACCGGCAAAACAGCTACTTTTGATGCATTCACCGCTATCCTTACCGCAGAACTCAAAGCAGTATGGAATACCACACAGGTGAATTTCCTGATCAATAACGCGGGTATTGACGCGTTTTCCTACTTCCCTGACACTACTGAAGAGGTATTCGATAACCTTTTCAACGTACATTTTAAGGGTGTTTATTTCCTGACGCAAAAGATGTTGCCGCTGTTAGCAGATAACGGGCGGGTGGTTAACCTATCCACCGGGCTGGCACGTTTTGTAACACCGGGATACGCCGCTTATTCCTCCATGAAAGGGGCCATTGAGAACTTTACCCGGTACCTGGCAAAAGAACTGGGCGGCAGGGGAATTACAGCTAACACAGTAGCCCCGGGGCCTATTGAAACAGACTTTACAAAGGGTGCCTTTGATGCACATCCCGGAACAAGGGAATACCTGGCTTCACAGACCGCTTTGGGCCGTCTGGGCCAACCGGAGGATATCGGGGGCATTGTGGCCTTCCTTTGCAGCGATGCCGCCCGTTGGGTGACTGCGCAACGGATAGAGGCTTCAGGAGGGACTTTCCTGTAA